Proteins found in one Salvia splendens isolate huo1 chromosome 10, SspV2, whole genome shotgun sequence genomic segment:
- the LOC121752622 gene encoding agamous-like MADS-box protein AGL29 gives MSEKKTRGRQKIPIRLIENKDDLLVSFSKRRVGVYKKASELSTLCAVDVGAIIFSPSGIPHSFFTPDFDSVVHGCRRDGDAPQTRIHEINRRLDDVVEQQEREERREKHLGGGGEMGWWEFPLESLDAEQVREQIEWFRTFREKIKGRVEELNNGGASSAAAAGDGGGVLGGESLFTAPVSDEAYGFAPGFDGGRYGYGAAAFGGGIENEYFPGPADLGGDGYGYLPRGYGEAGPSK, from the coding sequence ATGTcggaaaagaaaacaagaggTCGTCAGAAGATCCCGATCAGACTGATCGAGAACAAAGACGACCTCCTGGTTTCCTTCTCGAAGCGGCGCGTGGGCGTGTACAAGAAGGCGAGCGAGCTGAGCACGCTGTGCGCCGTGGACGTGGGCGCCATCATCTTCTCTCCGTCGGGCATCCCGCACTCCTTCTTCACCCCGGACTTCGACTCCGTCGTCCACGGCTGCCGCCGCGACGGCGACGCCCCGCAGACGAGGATCCACGAGATCAACAGGCGGCTGGACGACGTGGTGGAGCAGCAGGAGCGGGAGGAGCGGAGGGAGAAGCAcctcggcggcggcggcgagatGGGGTGGTGGGAGTTCCCGTTGGAGAGCTTGGACGCGGAGCAGGTGAGGGAGCAGATAGAGTGGTTTCGGACGTTCAGGGAGAAGATTAAAGGGCGGGTTGAAGAGCTCAATAATGGCGGCGCGAGctctgcggcggcggcgggagaTGGCGGTGGTGTGTTAGGTGGGGAGAGTTTGTTTACTGCGCCGGTGTCTGATGAGGCGTATGGATTTGCTCCGGGGTTTGATGGTGGGAGGTACGGTTACGGGGCGGCGGCGTTTGGGGGTGGGATAGAGAATGAGTATTTTCCGGGGCCGGCGGATCTCGGCGGTGATGGATATGGTTATCTTCCTAGGGGATATGGAGAGGCTGGACCTTCCAAATAG
- the LOC121752172 gene encoding pre-mRNA-processing-splicing factor 8A-like, with the protein MYNSGQDMWNNNMNNPAPPGTSGAGAMPPMMAPPGTSGAQPIAPPGTSGAQPIAPPMPSLLPSYTVVPTESQLDERARKWMQLNTKRYSDKRKFGFVETQKEDMPPEHVRKIIRDHGDMSSKKYRHDKRVYLGALKFVPHAVYKLLENMPMPWEQVREVKVLYHITGAITFVNEIPWVVEPIYLAQWGTMWIMMRREKRDRRHFKRMRFPPFDDEEPPLDYADNLLDVDPLEPIQLELDEEEDSAVHTWFYDHKPLVKTKLINGPSYRKWHLSLPIMATLHRLAGQLLSDLIDRNYFYLFDMESFFTAKALNMCIPGGPKFEPLYRDMEKGDEDWNEFNDINKLIIRSPLRTEYRIAFPHLYNNRPRKVKLSIYHTPMIMFIKTEDPDLPAFYYDPLIHPITSTSKDRRDKKVYDEEEDDDFALPEGVEPLLVGTPIYTDTTAAGISLLFAPRPFNMRSGRMRRAEDIPLVSEWFKEHCPPSYPVKVRVSYQKLLKCFVLNELHHRPPKAQKKKHLFRSLQATKFFQTTELDWAEAGLQVCKQGYNMLNLLIHRKNLNYLHLDYNFNLKPVKTLTTKERKKSRFGNAFHLCREILRLTKLVVDANIQFRLGNVDAFQLADGLQYIFSHVGQLTGMYRYKYRLMRQIRMCKDLKHLIYYRFNTGPVGKGPGCGFWAPMWRVWLFFLRGIVPLLERWLGNLLARQFEGRHSKGVAKTVTKQRVESHFDLELRAAVMHDVLDAMPEGIKQNKARTILQHLSEAWRCWKANIPWKVPGLPVPIENMILRYVKSKADWWTNVAHYNRERIRRGATVDKTVCRKNLGRLTRLWLKAEQERQHNYLKDGPYVTPEEAVAIYTTTVHWLESRKFSPIPFPPLSYKHDTKLLILALERLKESYSVAVRLNQLQREELGLIEQAYDNPHEALSRIKRHLLTQRAFKEVGIEFMDLYSYLIPVYEIEPLEKITDAYLDQYLWYEGDKRHLFPNWIKPADSEPPPLLVYKWCQGINNLQGVWDTSDGQCVVMLQTKFEKFFEKIDLTMLNRLLRLVLDHNIADYVTAKNNVVLSYKDMSHTNSYGLIRGLQFASFVVQYYGLVLDLLLLGLTRASEIAGPPQMPNEFITYHDARVEIRHPIRLYSRYIDKVHILFRFTHEEARDLIQRYLTEHPDPNNENMVGYNNKKCWPRDARMRLMKHDVNLGRSVFWDMKNRLPRSITTLEWENSFVSVYSKDNPNLLFSMSGFEVRILPKIRMTQEAFSNTRDGVWNLQNEQTKERTAVAFLRVDDEHMKVFENRVRQILMSSGSTTFTKIVNKWNTALIGLMTYFREATVHTQELLDLLVKCENKIQTRIKIGLNSKMPSRFPPVIFYTPKEIGGLGMLSMGHILIPQSDLRYSKQTDTGVSHFRSGMSHDEDQLIPNLYRYIQPWESEFIDSQRVWAEYALKRQEAQAQNRRLTLEDLEDSWDRGIPRINTLFQKDRHTLAYDKGWRVRTDFKQYQVLKQNPFWWTHQRHDGKLWNLNNYRTDVIQALGGVEGILEHTLFKGTYFPTWEGLFWEKASGFEESMKYKKLTNAQRSGLNQIPNRRFTLWWSPTINRANVYVGFQVQLDLTGIFMHGKIPTLKISLIQIFRAHLWQKIHESVVMDLCQVLDQELDALEIETVQKETIHPRKSYKMNSSCADILLFAAHRWPMSKPSLVQESKDVFDQKASNKYWIDVQLRWGDYDSHDIERYTRAKFMDYTTDNMSIYPSPTGVMIGLDLAYNLHSAFGNWFPGSKPLIAQAMNKIMKSNPALYVLRERIRKGLQLYSSEPTEPYLSSQNYGEIFSNQIIWFVDDTNVYRVTIHKTFEGNLTTKPINGAIFIFNPRTGQLFLKVIHTSVWAGQKRLGQLAKWKTAEEVAALVRSLPVEEQPKQVIVTRKGMLDPLEVHLLDFPNIVIKGSELQLPFQACLKIEKFGDLILKATEPQMVLFNIYDDWLKTVSSYTAFSRLILILRALHVNNEKAKMLLKPDKTIVTEPHHIWPSLTNEQWVKVEIALRDLILSDYAKKNNVNTSALTNSEIRDIILGAEITPPSQQRQQIAEIEKQAKDSSQLTAVTTRTTNVHGDELIVTTTSPYEQAAFGSKTDWRVRAISATNLHLRVNHIYVNSEDIKETGYTYIMPKNILKKFICIADLRTQVAGYLYGVSPPDNPQVKEIRCIALAPQWGTHQQVHLPSALPEHDFLNDLEPLGWMHTQPNEQPQLSPQDLAAHARILSNNKQWDGEKCIILTCSFTPGSCSLTAYKLTPTGYEWGKSNTDAASNPHGYLPTYYEKVQMLLSDRFLGFYMIPDNGPWNYNFMGVKHTVSMKYGVKLGTPREFYHEDHRPTHFLEFSNLEEGDIAEGDREDTFT; encoded by the exons GGACCATGGTGACATGTCGTCAAAGAAATATCGGCATGACAAGCGTGTCTACTTGGGCGCTCTCAAGTTTGTGCCACATGCTGTGTACAAACTTCTCGAAAATATGCCTATGCCGTGGGAACAG GTGCGTGAAGTGAAGGTTCTGTACCATATTACTGGGGCTATTACCTTTGTAAATGAAATCCCTTGGGTTGTTGAACCAATCTATTTGGCACAg TGGGGTACCATGTGGATCATGATgcgaagagagaagagagatcGTCGACATTTCAAGAGAATGCGCTTCCCACCGTTTGATGATGAAGAGCCTCCATTAGACTATGCTGACAATCTCCTTGATGTGGATCCCTTAGAACCAATTCAGTTGGAATTGGATGAGGAAGAAGATTCAGCTGTTCATACCTGGTTCTATGACCATAAGCCTCTTGTGAAGACAAAGCTTATAAATGGGCCTAGCTACCGAAAATGGCATCTTTCGCTTCCAATCATGGCGACGCTTCACCGGCTTGCTGGCCAGTTgctttctgatttgattgatcGAAATTACTTCTACCTTTTTGACATGGAGTCATTCTTCACTGCCAAAGCTCTCAACATGTGTATACCTG GTGGTCCTAAGTTTGAGCCTTTGTATCGGGACATGGAGAAAGGAGACGAGGACTGGAATGAGTTTAATGACATCAATAAGCTTATCATTCGCTCACCTCTCAGGACAGAATACAGGATTGCTTTTCCCCATCTTTACAACAATAGGCCGAGGAAAGTAAAGCTTAGTATATATCACACTCCAATGATTATGTTCATAAAAACAGAGGATCCTGATTTACCTGCTTTCTACTATGATCCTCTAATCCATCCCATAACAAGTACAAGTAAAGATAGGAGAGATAAGAAGGTatatgatgaagaagaagacgatGATTTTGCTTTGCCTGAGGGTGTAGAACCGTTACTAGTTGGCACTCCTATATATACGGACACAACTGCTGCTGGTATTTCTCTTCTGTTTGCCCCACGCCCTTTTAACATGCGATCCGGACGGATGAGGCGTGCCGAAGATATACCTCTTGTATCTGAGTGGTTCAAGGAACACTG CCCCCCGTCTTACCCTGTCAAAGTTCGCGTTAGCTATCAGAAATTGTTGAAATGTTTTGTGTTGAATGAGCTGCATCACCGCCCACCTAAGGCTCAGAAGAAGAAGCACCTGTTCAGGTCCCTCCAAGCTACAAAGTTTTTCCAGACTACTGAACTTGATTGGGCTGAAGCTGGTCTGCAAGTGTGCAAGCAAGGGTACAACATGCTGAACCTACTGATTCATAGGAAAAACTTGAACTACCTTCATCTGGACTACAACTTCAACTTGAAGCCTGTAAAGACTCTAACCACTAAGGAACGCAAAAAGTCACGTTTCGGTAATGCCTTCCATCTTTGCCGTGAAATCCTGCGTTTGACAAAGCTTGTAGTTGATGCAAATATCCAGTTCCGTCTGGGAAATGTTGATGCGTTTCAGTTGGCTGATGGCCTACAATACATTTTTTCACATGTTGGACAATTGACTGGTATGTACCGCTATAAATATCGGCTCATGCGCCAGATTCGGATGTGTAAAGACTTAAAGCATCTGATCTATTACCGATTTAATACTGGACCGGTTGGGAAAGGTCCTGGTTGTGGCTTTTGGGCTCCTATGTGGAGAGTGTGGTTGTTTTTCCTTCGTGGTATTGTTCCTCTCCTGGAAAGGTGGCTTGGAAATCTACTTGCTAGGCAATTTGAAGGAAGGCATTCCAAGGGAGTGGCGAAAACTGTGACTAAACAGCGTGTTGAAAGCCACTTTGATCTAGAGCTTCGTGCTGCTGTCATGCACGATGTCCTCGATGCAATGCCAG AGGGTATTAAGCAAAATAAAGCTAGGACTATTTTGCAGCATCTGAGTGAGGCTTGGCGTTGCTGGAAAGCAAATATTCCTTGGAAGGTACCTGGTTTGCCAGTTCCAATCGAGAACATGATATTGCGTTATGTCAAATCGAAAGCTGATTGGTGGACCAATGTTGCTCATTATAATCGAGAACGTATTAGAAGGGGAGCCACAGTTGACAAAACTGTTTGCCGAAAGAATCTTGGTAGATTAACTCGTCTTTGGTTGAAAGCTGAACAG GAACGACAACACAACTACTTGAAAGATGGTCCATATGTCACTCCTGAAGAAGCAGTGGCAATATACACTACGACTGTGCATTGGCTGGAATCTAGAAAATTCTCTCCGATTCCTTTCCCCCCTCTGTCTTACAAGCATGATACAAAACTCCTCATCCTTGCTCTGGAGCGATTGAAGGAGTCGTATAGTGTTGCTGTAAGGTTGAACCAGCTACAGAGAGAAGAATTGGGCTTGATTGAGCAGGCTTATGACAACCCTCACGAGGCGTTGTCGCGTATCAAACGTCATTTGCTTACTCAACGTGCCTTCAAAGAA GTTGGCATTGAGTTCATGGATCTATACAGCTATCTAATTCCTGTTTATGAGATTGAACCTCTTGAAAAGATCACCGATGCATATCTGGACCAGTATCTGTGGTATGAGGGTGACAAACGTCATCTTTTCCCTAATTGGATTAAACCTGCAGATTCAGAACCACCGCCTCTGTTGGTTTACAAGTGGTGTCAAGGCATAAACAACCTACAAGGCGTATGGGACACTAGTGACGGGCAGTGTGTTGTGATGCTTCAAACTAAATTTGAGAAGTTTTTTGAAAAGATTGATTTAACCATGCTCAACAG GCTTCTGCGTTTGGTTCTGGACCATAATATTGCTGATTATGTCACTGCAAAGAACAATGTTGTTTTATCGTACAAGGACATGAGCCATACGAATTCTTATGGTCTCATCCGTGGTCTTCAGTTCGCTTCATTCGTTGTGCAGTACTATGGACTTGTTCTGGATCTACTGCTTCTTGGTCTGACACGAGCCAGTGAGATAGCTGGTCCTCCCCAGATGCCTAATGAGTTCATTACTTACCACGACGCTAGAGTGGAAATTCGGCATCCGATCAGACTGTACTCTAGGTACATTGACAAGGTGCATATACTGTTCCGGTTCACTCATGAGGAGGCTCGGGATCTTATCCAGCGTTATCTTACTGAGCATCCTGATCCCAACAATGAAAATATGGTTGGGTATAATAATAAGAAGTGCTGGCCAAGAGATGCTAGAATGAGACTCATGAAGCATGATG TTAATCTAGGTAGGAGTGTTTTCTGGGACATGAAGAATCGACTTCCAAGAAGTATCACCACACTTGAATGGGAGAACAGCTTTGTATCTGTCTACAGCAAGGACAATCCAAACCTGCTGTTCAGCAT GAGTGGTTTTGAAGTTCGTATACTGCCCAAGATAAGAATGACTCAAGAGGCTTTCAGTAATACAAGAGATGGTGTTTGGAATCTGCAAAATGAGCAAACAAAAGAAAGAACTGCAGTTGCTTTCTTAAGGGTTGATGATGAACACATGAAGGTGTTCGAGAACCGAGTTAGACAGATTCTCATGTCTTCAGGTTCAACAACATTCACAAAGATTGTCAACAAGTGGAATACTGCCTTAATAG GTCTCATGACATATTTCCGTGAAGCTACTGTGCACACGCAAGAGTTGTTGGATCTTCTTGTTAAGTGCGAAAACAAGATACAGACGCGTATCAAGATTGGGCTGAATTCCAAAATGCCTAGCAG GTTCCCTCCTGTCATCTTTTACACTCCAAAGGAAATTGGAGGACTTGGAATGCTGTCAATGGGTCACATCTTGATCCCTCAGAGTGATCTCCGGTATAGCAAACAAACAGATACTGGTGTCAGTCATTTTAGGAGTGGAATGAGTCATGATGAGGACCAGTTGATTCCCAATCTGTATCGGTACATACAG CCGTGGGAAAGCGAGTTCATTGACTCCCAACGTGTTTGGGCTGAGTATGCATTGAAAAGGCAGGAAGCTCAGGCACAGAATAGGCGATTAACCCTGGAAGATCTGGAA gattcATGGGATCGTGGTATACCTCGTATCAATACTCTTTTCCAGAAGGACAGGCACACACTTGCATATGACAAAGGGTGGCGAGTTCGGACAGATTTCAAGCAGTACCAGGTCCTGAAGCAAAATCCATTTTGGTGGACGCACCAAAGGCACGACGGGAAATTATGGAATTTGAATAACTACCGTACAGATGTTATCCAAGCTCTGGGAGGAGTAGAAGGAATTCTTGAACATACATTGTTTAAGGGAACCTA TTTCCCAACATGGGAGGGTCTTTTTTGGGAGAAGGCTTCCGGATTTGAGGAGTCTATGAAGTATAAGAAGTTGACTAATGCACAAAGATCCGGTCTGAACCAAATTCCTAACAGAAGATTTACTCTTTGGTGGTCGCCGACTATTAACAGAGCAAATGTGTATGTTGGTTTCCAAGTCCAGCTGGATCTCACTGGGATCTTTATGCATGGGAAGATACCAACACTGAAGATATCCCTGATCCAGATATTCCGTGCGCATCTGTGGCAGAAGATACATGAGAGTGTAGTGATGGATCTTTGTCAAGTTTTGGATCAGGAGTTGGATGCACTGGAAATTGAGACTGTTCAGAAAGAGACAATTCACCCTCGAAAGAGTTACAAAATGAACAGCTCATGCGCTGATATCCTGTTGTTTGCTGCCCATAGATGGCCCATGTCAAAACCAAGTCTTGTGCAAGAGTCCAAGGATGTTTTTGATCAAAAGGCCAGCAATAAATACTGGATTGATGTGCAGCTTCGCTGGGGTGATTATGATTCCCACGATATTGAGCGGTACACTAGAGCGAAGTTTATGGATTACACAACGGACAACATGTCAATCTATCCATCACCAACTG GTGTTATGATTGGACTTGATCTTGCTTATAATCTCCACTCTGCTTTTGGAAATTGGTTCCCTGGTTCGAAACCACTGATTGCACAGGCTATGAACAAGATCATGAAg TCGAACCCTGCGTTATACGTTCTGAGAGAACGTATTAGAAAAGGACTGCAGCTGTACTCTTCAGAACCTACAGAGCCCTATCTGTCGTCCCAGAACTATGGGGAGATCTTCAGTAATCAGATAATCTGGTTTGTAGATGACACAAATGTGTATCGTGTCACTATTCACAAGACATTTGAGGGAAATCTCACAACAAAACCCATTAATGGTGCGATTTTCATTTTCAACCCAAGGACTGGCCAGCTGTTTCTGAAG GTTATTCACACAAGTGTGTGGGCTGGACAAAAGCGTCTCGGGCAGCTTGCCAAGTGGAAAACTGCGGAAGAAGTTGCTGCCCTTGTCCGCTCATTGCCTGTTGAAGAGCAACCGAAACAAGTCATTGTGACTCGCAAAGGAATGTTGGATCCCCTTGAAGTGCATTTGCTCGATTTCCCCAATATTGTGATTAAAGGAAGTGAGTTACAATTGCCATTCCAGGCATGCTTGAAGATTGAGAAATTCGGTGATCTGATACTGAAGGCCACCGAACCTCAGATGGTATTGTTCAACATATATGATGATTGGTTGAAGACGGTCTCCTCCTACACAGCTTTCTCAAGGCTAATATTGATTCTACGAGCTCTTCATGTAAACAATGAGAAGGCGAAAATGTTGCTCAAGCCTGATAAGACAATTGTCACGGAGCCTCATCATATATGGCCGAGTTTAACAAATGAACAGTGGGTGAAG GTTGAAATAGCTCTCAGAGATCTGATACTTTCCGACTATGCGAAAAAGAACAATGTGAACACATCTGCATTGACCAATTCCGAGATTCGTGATATTATTCTTGGAGCTGAGATCACTCCACCTTCACAACAACGTCAACAAATTGCTGAGATCGAGAAACAG GCAAAGGATTCTAGTCAGCTCACAGCAGTCACCACAAGAACAACAAATGTGCATGGTGATGAATTGATCGTGACTACTACCAGTCCTTATGAACAAGCAGCATTTGGGTCTAAAACTGACTGGCGTGTCAGAGCTATTTCTGCTACCAATCTCCAtcttcgggtcaatcatataTATGTTAACTCAGAGGACATTAAG GAAACTGGATATACGTACATTATGCCCAAGAATATCTTGAAGAAGTTCATTTGCATTGCAGATTTGCGCACTCAGGTTGCAGGTTACCTTTATGGTGTTAGTCCTCCTGACAATCCCCAAGTCAAGGAAATCCGTTGTATTGCCTTGGCTCCACAGTGGGGTACCCACCAGCAAGTTCATCTACCATCAGCTTTACCTGAACATGATTTCTTGAATGACTTGGAGCCGCTAGGATGGATGCACACTCAGCCAAACGAGCAGCCTCAGCTGTCACCACAG GATCTCGCTGCTCATGCTCGGATCTTGTCAAACAACAAACAATGGGATGGAGAGAAATGTATAATATTGACCTGTAGTTTCACCCCTGGTTCATGCTCTCTAACTGCATACAAGTTGACCCCAACTGGATATGAATGGGGGAAGAGCAACACAGATGCTGCAAGCAACCCCCATGGTTACCTCCCTACATACTACGAGAAGGTTCAGATGCTCTTGAGTGACCGTTTCTTGGGATTCTATATG ATCCCTGATAATGGACCATGGAACTACAATTTTATGGGTGTGAAGCACACAGTGAGCATGAAATATGGTGTTAAACTTGGCACACCCAGGGAGTTCTATCATGAGGATCATCGGCCAACGCATTTCCTCGAGTTCTCCAACTTGGAGGAAGGCGACATTGCCGAAGGCGACAGGGAGGACACCTTCACTTGA
- the LOC121753141 gene encoding methyl-CpG-binding domain-containing protein 11-like has product MPEIQRSDEVVSVELPAPASWKKLYLPKRGGTPRKNEIVFVAPTGEEISSRKQLEQYLKSHEGNPAISEFDWGTGETPRRSARISEKVKSSPTSLEIEPQMKRRKRSSITKKEKEAETGKEEAEGTEVDGKPDAGKEAAKEEADGNQDAEKGAEGMEVDGKQDAVTEDKAGEDKETKVGSDDKLQEETVKVSEQDAIVNTDVQSDAKDVKPDTNGKDDVKDNGTGGASHEGEKAEHENVEEPVSEAAPHASSELATPDKPNENEQGATNGAEAQVANGGPRVSTQEMNGIQEGGIKTSVQEQEQGNNLKAESMDNSKVNQSPHHPSPTPISC; this is encoded by the exons ATGCCGGAGATTCAGCGCAGTGACGAAGTTGTGTCGGTGGAGCTCCCTGCTCCTGCTTCCTGGAAGAAATTG TACTTACCGAAAAGGGGTGGAACTCCCCGGAAAAATGAGATTGTATTTGTTGCACCTACTGGGGAGGAGATCAGCAGCCGCAAGCAATTGGAGCAGTACTTAAAATCCCACGAGGGAAATCCTGCAATATCAGAATTCGACTGGGGTACCGGTGAGACGCCAAGGAGATCTGCTAGGATCAGTGAGAAGGTGAAGTCAAGTCCTACATCTTTGGAGATTGAGCCACAAATGAAACGGCGCAAAAGATCATCGATAactaagaaagagaaagaggcAGAAACTGGGAAAGAGGAAGCTGAGGGGACTGAAGTTGATGGAAAGCCAGATGCAGGAAAGGAAGCTGCGAAAGAGGAAGCTGATGGAAATCAAGATGCAGAAAAAGGAGCTGAGGGGATGGAAGTTGATGGAAAGCAAGATGCTGTAACTGAAGACAAGGCCGGTGAAGATAAAGAAACCAAAGTCGGTAGTGACGACAAACTGCAGGAGGAAACTGTTAAGGTGAGCGAACAGGATGCCATAGTTAATACTGATGTGCAGAGTGATGCCAAGGATGTTAAACCCGATACGAATGGGAAGGATGATGTGAAAGATAATGGCACTGGAGGTGCTTCTCACGAAGGTGAAAAAGCTGAACACGAGAATGTGGAGGAACCTGTATCAGAGGCTGCTCCCCACGCATCTTCTGAGCTTGCCACCCCGGATAAGCCCAATGAAAATGAACAGGGAGCAACTAATGGAGCTGAAGCGCAGGTGGCCAATGGGGGGCCACGCGTATCTACTCAGGAAATGAACGGGATCCAGGAAGGCGGTATCAAAACGAGCGTGCAGGAACAGGAACAAGGTAATAATCTGAAGGCGGAGTCCATGGATAACAGCAAGGTGAACCAATCGCCACATCATCCGTCTCCAACTCCCATTAGTTGTTAA
- the LOC121750784 gene encoding uncharacterized protein LOC121750784, whose product MIDANPGNPLFLANYANYLKKVKADFTKAEQFYERATLANPADGNVLSHYADLLWQTHGDSARAEAYLIKLSKPTPTTVLCWLRTLGFCGMLTTMRKKKMT is encoded by the exons ATGATCGATGCTAACCCTGGAAATCCTCTGTTTTTAGCTAATTATGCTAATTACTTGAAGAAG GTTAAAGCAGATTTCACAAAAGCAGAGCAGTTCTACGAAAGAGCTACTTTGGCTAACCCTGCTGATGGAAATGTGTTATCACACTATGCTGATCTGTTATGGCAGACTCATGGAGATTCTGCTCGAGCGGAGGCTTATTTGATCAAGCTGTCAAAACCGACCCCAACGACTG TTTTGTGCTGGCTTCGTACGCTCGGTTTTTGTGGGATGCTGACGacgatgaggaagaagaaaatgacGTAG
- the LOC121751158 gene encoding protein TOO MANY MOUTHS-like, with product MKFSTLQATILFHVLLLVNVHLVMPFTVIMPDSGALVDGPQTGLPGSNTGAQTDPEEQEAVYNVMRATGNDWATEIPNVCRGRWHGIECVPDKDNVFHVVSLSFGSLSDDTAFPTCDPTRSSISPSITKLPHLRTLFFYRCFTNNPQPIPSFLGQLGSSLQTLVLRENNHIGPIPPELGNLTYLTVLDLHKNNLNGSIPYSLGHIQDLRSLDLSCNKLSGSFPNITFPSLSILDLNQNHLKGSLPNSLLSCNSLLKIDLSRNRISGPIPNLENLENLVLLDLSYNILTGPLPNTLQIQRSLQALILNGNPSISTTIPKDMFLGLNNLIILGLSNTDLKGPIPESLGDLGMLRVLHLDGNQLNGTIPSTFAKLNSLSELRLDNNKLVGPIPFKRERVWRMGRKLRIHNNLGLCYDEKSGIGDDLDSLASAGIGLCDVPKNVPPSSVQHISTLDYGNMFNSTTNSSASPHKKKAFVGVITIFFIFVSCLL from the coding sequence ATGAAATTCTCTACACTTCAAGCAACAATATTATTCCATGTTTTGTTACTAGTGAACGTTCACTTAGTCATGCCATTCACCGTTATCATGCCGGATTCGGGTGCCCTCGTAGACGGGCCACAAACCGGGCTGCCCGGCTCCAACACCGGCGCTCAAACGGATCCCGAAGAGCAAGAAGCGGTCTACAACGTAATGAGAGCAACCGGCAACGACTGGGCCACGGAGATCCCAAACGTGTGCCGCGGTCGGTGGCACGGGATCGAGTGCGTGCCCGACAAAGACAACGTGTTCCACGTCGTGTCTCTTTCTTTCGGGTCGCTGTCGGACGATACCGCATTCCCAACGTGCGACCCGACCCGCTCCTCCATCTCACCATCCATCACTAAACTCCCTCACCTAAGAACCCTTTTCTTCTACCGATGTTTCACCAACAACCCTCAACCCATACCATCTTTCCTAGGCCAATTGGGCTCCTCTTTGCAAACTTTAGTATTAAGGGAAAACAACCACATTGGCCCAATTCCACCTGAATTAGGCAACTTGACCTATTTGACCGTTTTAGATCTTCACAAAAACAATTTAAATGGTTCAATCCCATATTCATTAGGTCATATTCAAGATTTAAGATCATTAGACTTAAGTTGCAATAAATTATCAGGCTCATTTCCTAACATCACTTTCCCATCATTAAGCATCCTAGACCTCAACCAAAACCATCTCAAAGGCTCCCTCCCAAACTCCCTTCTAAGTTGTAATTCCCTCCTAAAAATAGATTTAAGTCGAAATCGAATCTCCGGTCCCATCCCAAACCTAGAAAACCTCGAAAACCTAGTTCTCCTCGACTTGAGTTACAATATCTTAACCGGACCTCTCCCTAACACACTTCAAATCCAAAGATCTCTTCAAGCTCTCATCCTCAATGGCAACCCCTCTATATCCACCACAATTCCAAAAGACATGTTTTTAGGTTTGAACAACTTAATCATCTTAGGATTATCAAACACAGACTTGAAAGGCCCAATCCCAGAATCACTAGGAGACTTAGGTATGCTAAGAGTGCTCCATCTTGATGGGAACCAACTCAATGGAACCATACCATCAACATTTGCCAAATTGAATAGCCTTAGTGAGCTAAGGTTAGACAATAACAAATTGGTGGGGCCAATTCCGTTTAAGAGAGAGAGGGTTTGGAGAATGGGGAGAAAATTGAGGATTCACAACAATTTGGGGCTTTGCTATGATGAGAAAAGTGGGATTGGAGATGATTTGGACAGTTTGGCTAGTGCAGGAATTGGACTTTGTGACGTGCCTAAAAATGTACCACCATCATCAGTTCAACATATCTCTACACTAGATTATGGGAACATGTTCAATTCTACCACAAATTCAAGTGCTTCACCACACAAGAAGAAGGCTTTTGTTGGGGTGATAaccatatttttcatttttgtttcttgtttATTGTGA